Genomic segment of Parachlamydia sp. AcF125:
TATCCGAGGCATAGTCATCTTTAAAAGCTTGAATAAGAGCGACTAGAGCTTCTTCCGAAAGCTTGCCTCCTTGTTTTGCTATTTCCCCTAAAGCACTAGCAGCATACTTTTTAGTCCAGCTATCCTCAAGAGCTTGGGTAAGAGCGACTAGAGCTTCTTTCGGAAGATCACTTCCTTGCTCTGCTATTGCCTCTAGGGCACGAGTAGCGTAAACTTTAGTCGAACTATCGTCTTCTTTGGGAACTTGGATGAGAACTGCTAAGACTTCTTCTGGAATTCTGGCTCCTTGCTTTGCTATTTCTACCAAGGAACTGGCAACATACCTTTTGTCCCAGATACAGTCAGCTTTAAGGGTTTGGGCAAGAGCGGACAGAGCTTTTGTGGAAAGCTCACCCCTTTGTTTTGCTATTTCTACTAAGGCTCTAATAGCAGGAGTTGTAGCCGGATTATCGTCTTCTTCAAGAGCCTGGATGAGAACTGCTAGGGCTTCTTCCGGAAGTTTGCCTCCTTGTTTTGCTATTTCTTCTAAGGCTCTAGCAGCATAATTTTTAGCTGGATTATAGTCTTCTTCAAAAGCTTGCATGAGAACTGCTAGGGCTTCTTTTGGAAGCTTGCCTCCTTGCTGTGCTATTTCTTCGAAGGCTCTAGCAACAGAACTTTTAGTCACACTATCGCCTTCTGTGAAAGCTTGAATAAGAGCGAATAGAGCTTTTGGGGAAAGCTCGCCTCTTTGCTGTGCTATTTCTCCTAAGGCACTAGCAGCATAATATTTAATCATATCATTGTTTTCTTTGAGAGCTTGGGTAAGAACTGGTAAGATTTCTTCCAGAAGCCCATCTTCTTGCTTTACTATTTTTCCTAGAACACTAGCAGCATAATATTTAATCATATCATTGTTTTCTTTGAGAGCTTGAATGAGAGCCGCTAGCGTTTCTTCTGGAAGTCCATCTCCTTGTTTTACTATTGCTCGTAGGACACGAGCAGCATAGTATCTAGTCTTATTATCATCTTCTTTGAAGACGTAGGTTTCTTCCGGAATTTCCCATCCTTGTTCTGCTATCCCCACTAGGGGCCTAGCAACAGGGTATTTAGCTTCATGATCGGCTTCTTTAAGAGCTCGGGGAAGAGCGACTAGAACTTCTTTCGGAAGCTTACCTCCTTGTTCTGCTATTCCCACTAAGGCCCTAACAACAGAGCATTTAGTTTCATGATCACCTTCTTCAAGAGCTTGGGTAAGAGCGGCTAGAGGTTCTTTCGGAAGCTCACCTCCTTGTTCTATTATTCCCGCTAGGGCCCTAGCAACAGAGCATTTAGTTTCATAATTACCTTCTTTAAGGGCTTGGATGAGAATAGTTAACGCTTCTTCCGAAAGCCCTCCTGCTTGCTTCGTCATTGACGTTAGAGCAATAGCGGCAAAATGCTTAGTCTCTCTATCGCCTTCTTTAAGGGCTTGGACGAGAATAGTTAACGCTTCTTCCGAAAGCCCTCCTGTTTGCTTCGTCATTGCTACTAGAGCAATAGCGGCAAACTCTTTAGTCTCTCTATAGCCTTCTTTAAGAGCTCGGGTAAGAACAATTAATGCTTCTTTCGGAAGCTCCTCTCCTTGTTCTACTATTTCTCCTAGAGCACTAACAAACCCCATTTTAATATGCCCATTTTCTTCTTTGAACGCCTCGATGAGAGCCGCCAACGCTTTTCTAGAAAGCTCATCTCCTTGTTTCGCTATTATCGTTAGAGCAAAAGCAGCACAATCTTTAGTATCTTCATCGCCTTCTTTAAGAACTTGGATGAGAGCAGCTAGCACTTCTTCCGAAAGCTCGCCTGCTTGTTTTGCCATTGCTGCTAGAAAAATAGCGACAAAATCTTTAGTATTTCTAGTGCCTTCTTTAAGGGCTTGGATAAGAATGGCTAAAGCTTCTTTCGGAAGCTCCCCTCCTTGTTCTGCTATTTCTCCTAGAGCACCAATGAACCAACTTTTAACATATCTATTGCCTTCTTTGAACGCCTCGATGAGAGCTGCTAATATTTTTCTAGAAAGCTCATTTCCTCGTTTCGCTATTGCCTTTAGAGCACAAGCAGCATCATCTTTAATCCAAGCATCGCCTTCTTTGAGCCTTTGAATGAGAATTGTTAGTACTTCTTCAGGAAGCTCACCTCCCTGCTCTGCTATTGTCTTTAGGGCACTAGTAGCATAACCTTTAGTCGAACTATCGCCTTCTTTGAGAGCTTGGATGAGAGCAGCTAACGCTTCTTCCGGAAGTTCAGCTCCTTGCCTTGCTAGCTCTTTTAAAACGTCGATAACATACCTTTTAGCTATAGAACCTTTGAGAACTTTAAGTCGCTTAACAATCAATCCCACTATTTCTGAAGCTAAGCTTATCCTTGCTCTCGCGGCACCTAGTAAGATGTTTAGCATATTTTCTCTTGCATTACGATCGGATAACAATTCTCCGATAGTACGTACTATTTCGGGATGGCTAAAAAGTTTTTTATTGCTAAACAATCGTTCAAAGTTTAAGCCTAGCAAACAGAGAGACTTCATATAGTCTTTTACAAGCTCAATAAAGCCATCGTACTGCTTCACTACACTAGGATCTTGGCATTCTTCAAAGCACTCTGCAATTAAAGTAAGTTCGCTACTGACAGCTAAGTCTTGGGGTGCAGCAAAAAGATCGTCAAAAAAATTTTGGAGTGCATCCACATATTGACGATTACCTGAAGTGGCAAGAGAAAGACATCCGGCAATCATGCGCAAGACGAGAGCGTAGCGGGGTTCAAACTTGTAATTGCGCACAAATGTTTGGCACGCTTGTCTTTCTCCCTTAAGGTATTGATTGGCAACTTTTGAAGCGGTTAAAAACTCTTGGAAGGTTAAGTGGATAAAATACCCTTTTTGTTCAGCTGCAGTTTCCTCTTTAGGAATACGCATCAACCCACAATCTGTAAGCTCATTGGATGAGATTTTGTTGCCTCTAAAGCCTTCGATTTCTTGCTTGCTTAAATAAAGTATATCGTTTTTCATTGCAAAGTCGGCCATTTTTTCAAAAATGGCGGCAATTTTAGCGACGTCTTTATTTTGGCGCAGATTTTTTTCCGTCAAAATTTGCTCTTTAGTTTGGTCTGATTTACCTTGATCAATTCTTCTCAAGAGAAACCATTGATACATCCAATTCACTACGCGTGCATAAATTGCCGACATCGTAGTGGATTGCT
This window contains:
- a CDS encoding HEAT repeat domain-containing protein, with protein sequence MCNTNISFLLKADQVSDYIPGISTITNSVNLFQKFVVLPSKQKANVSKSHYYAYLQQKSFARCVVLLIPVIGNIIIGIYDFAKSKHNQKGVATPTAAQPISPSSSKSSQSSCPPGSVSEQGFPEASCREHSLTESFMALYPALGIHPVVANPQASAVNPQLVGENAQLIVQAIAFNYSRTAPPSRLSGIELNKRLKELLQLKCPHCIKDLIAQGHKFLREVKEEISLDGVFYLATAYELYRTLNIQEYRYERQAFDEYLGKLEERLADGQNLLHYFAAYESKSIFIYLFAERPNIHSHLNALAGKTVKETPLQVAIRAGSISIANFLFEQGADVKKPDSSQNNVLHHACLSKKDCPDLVRTLLRYDPTFIEAKNSDSKTPLHLAALAGNQKCVECLLGQTSGQLQLDQQDGEGNTSLHLAIMGWGKSAAKAKDRYCAIIQTLVKKGANLHLLNKEKKTALMLIFENEALIQALVQAKLTPKILVSFLQHYYLSRNTLSIFKIKSSQEWEFKAPLEEIYVRLGMIERKERNALNQALDKHSEHLEDARIPAYETIGESKEKIEIEKLFEHKSFEEKARKRVFIQGAAGIGKSTLCHYISYHWAKGKLWAGMFACLFWIPLRNLTLRKYPPDKEYTPADLIAKEYAGKIDRRVIEACINEPTFLQNTLLVLDGYDELSSQAQGNTSLAKAFKELKELFPHILITSRPGGCSFEHSCELEILGFDKEEVKRYVDRFFKYVQAEEKKQKFNRLLNTSPQVLSLAQIPINLTLLCCLFNEDSHVFDTEQSTTMSAIYARVVNWMYQWFLLRRIDQGKSDQTKEQILTEKNLRQNKDVAKIAAIFEKMADFAMKNDILYLSKQEIEGFRGNKISSNELTDCGLMRIPKEETAAEQKGYFIHLTFQEFLTASKVANQYLKGERQACQTFVRNYKFEPRYALVLRMIAGCLSLATSGNRQYVDALQNFFDDLFAAPQDLAVSSELTLIAECFEECQDPSVVKQYDGFIELVKDYMKSLCLLGLNFERLFSNKKLFSHPEIVRTIGELLSDRNARENMLNILLGAARARISLASEIVGLIVKRLKVLKGSIAKRYVIDVLKELARQGAELPEEALAALIQALKEGDSSTKGYATSALKTIAEQGGELPEEVLTILIQRLKEGDAWIKDDAACALKAIAKRGNELSRKILAALIEAFKEGNRYVKSWFIGALGEIAEQGGELPKEALAILIQALKEGTRNTKDFVAIFLAAMAKQAGELSEEVLAALIQVLKEGDEDTKDCAAFALTIIAKQGDELSRKALAALIEAFKEENGHIKMGFVSALGEIVEQGEELPKEALIVLTRALKEGYRETKEFAAIALVAMTKQTGGLSEEALTILVQALKEGDRETKHFAAIALTSMTKQAGGLSEEALTILIQALKEGNYETKCSVARALAGIIEQGGELPKEPLAALTQALEEGDHETKCSVVRALVGIAEQGGKLPKEVLVALPRALKEADHEAKYPVARPLVGIAEQGWEIPEETYVFKEDDNKTRYYAARVLRAIVKQGDGLPEETLAALIQALKENNDMIKYYAASVLGKIVKQEDGLLEEILPVLTQALKENNDMIKYYAASALGEIAQQRGELSPKALFALIQAFTEGDSVTKSSVARAFEEIAQQGGKLPKEALAVLMQAFEEDYNPAKNYAARALEEIAKQGGKLPEEALAVLIQALEEDDNPATTPAIRALVEIAKQRGELSTKALSALAQTLKADCIWDKRYVASSLVEIAKQGARIPEEVLAVLIQVPKEDDSSTKVYATRALEAIAEQGSDLPKEALVALTQALEDSWTKKYAASALGEIAKQGGKLSEEALVALIQAFKDDYASDKEYTASALVEIAKQGCKLSEEAVVALIQDFKDDCISDKKYAASALVEIAKQGDKLSEEALAALIQVIKEADAWAKDSAAEALKNVNKNALLKMSSKAFALTAEICFFTGNAFSVKGQKIQISDKRTTCISNDQLKFSYEQAIEKLPLKLAEWRKQLDSLSPLEGFQRPTERT